From one Triticum aestivum cultivar Chinese Spring chromosome 4B, IWGSC CS RefSeq v2.1, whole genome shotgun sequence genomic stretch:
- the LOC123094425 gene encoding beta-fructofuranosidase, insoluble isoenzyme 3-like yields the protein MAVFFRVFKDGDAGKHTVLMCNDPSRSSYTDHLYKPSFAGFIDVDILETGGKIPLRTLIDHSMVESFGGHGRMSILSWVYPTQAVSNKARLYVFNHGKSDIKVTHLNTYDMRSAKISTDIDQY from the exons ATGGCGGTCTTCTTCAGGGTGTTCAAGGACGGCGACGCCGGCAAGCACACCGTGCTTATGTGCAACGATCCCTCCAGGTCGTCCTACACCGACCACCTCTACAAGCCAAGCTTCGCCGGCTTCATCGACGTCGACATCCTCGAGACCGGCGGCAAGATACCTCTCAGAACCTTG ATCGACCACTCTATGGTGGAGAGCTTCGGAGGCCACGGCAGAATGAGCATATTGTCGTGGGTCTACCCGACGCAGGCCGTCAGCAACAAGGCGCGCCTCTACGTGTTCAATCACGgcaagtcagatatcaaggttaCGCACCTAAATACATATGACATGCGTTCTGCCAAGATCAGCACGGACATCGACCAATACTAA
- the LOC123089961 gene encoding UPF0481 protein At3g47200 has product MKCPFISLVIVTPPPFDYTKNVLHATKSNKMEKAPSIGSSSWVMEMERTIGDIDPAVEMARWKRHSIYLVPERIKNLHNTKAYRPELVSLGPFHHGEPDLLPMEEHKRRAVVHLVKRSGRPLREFVNAVAEVTPQLQEAYKDLGAEWRGDDNRQRFVELMLTDGCFLVEAMRMDALRGKVQGDYAPNDPVFSQYGYLYLWLYIQSDMVVMENQLPLLLLHRLFLVLDHDKYQDAREIRKLVLDSLCPWRRHVVDINPRGLHPLDILHQSLTHDDHQDRRGSKAYVMPSAMEIYEAGIHFKVSDTDSLLDVHFEHGVLSMPAVRVNEGTEKRFLNLMAFERLHPSAGNAVTAYVIFMDNMISSAKDVALLRSKMIIESGLGSDEEVAKLLNNTLNKGGVMSPSSRLHDVQRQVNAHCRKRWNRWRANFIQTYLRNPWVFISLVATVILLVATLLQTFYTVAPFYKLIS; this is encoded by the exons ATGAAGTGTCCTTTCATATCTTTGGTAATCGTTACGCCGCCGCCGTTCGACTACACCAAA AATGTGCTGCATG CTACGAAGTCTAATAAAATGGAGAAGGCGCCGTCCATCGGCTCCAGCAGCTGGGTGATGGAGATGGAGAGGACGATCGGCGACATCGACCCGGCGGTGGAGATGGCGCGCTGGAAGCGGCACTCCATCTACCTCGTCCCCGAGCGGATCAAGAACCTGCACAACACCAAGGCGTACCGGCCGGAGCTCGTCTCCCTTGGCCCCTTCCACCACGGCGAGCCTGACCTGCTCcccatggaggagcacaagcgCCGCGCCGTGGTACACCTCGTCAAGCGCTCCGGGAGGCCGCTGCGGGAGTTCGTCAACGCCGTGGCGGAGGTCACGCCGCAGCTACAGGAGGCGTACAAGGACCTCGGCGCCGAGTGGCGCGGGGACGACAACCGGCAGCGGTTCGTGGAGCTCATGCTCACCGACGGCTGCTTCCTGGTGGAAGCCATGAGGATGGACGCGCTGCGGGGGAAGGTGCAGGGGGACTACGCGCCCAACGACCCCGTCTTTAGTCAGTACGGTTACCTCTACTTGTGGCTGTATATCCAGTCAGACATGGTCGTCATGGAGAACCAGCTGCCTCTGCTTCTTCTCCACAGGCTATTCCTTGTTCTCGATCATGACAAATATCAG GATGCTCGAGAGATAAGAAAGTTGGTGCTTGATTCCCTCTGTCCTTGGCGCCGACATGTGGTTGATATAAACCCTCGAGGGCTCCACCCCCTGGACATCTTACACCAAAGCCTTACCCACGACGACCACCAAGATCGCAGAGGATCAAAGGCGTATGTCATGCCCTCCGCGATGGAGATTTATGAAGCAGGAATCCATTTCAAGGTGAGCGATACCGACAGCCTCCTCGATGTCCACTTCGAGCATGGCGTGCTAAGCATGCCGGCGGTTAGGGTCAACGAAGGCACCGAGAAGAGGTTCCTCAATCTAATGGCATTCGAACGGCTCCACCCTTCTGCTGGCAATGCCGTGACGGCCTACGTGATCTTCATGGACAACATGATTAGCTCAGCCAAGGATGTGGCCCTACTCAGATCTAAGATGATTATCGAGAGTGGGTTGGGCAGCgatgaagaggtcgccaagctcctAAACAACACGCTAAACAAGGGAGGAGTGATGAGCCCGTCTAGTAGGCTCCACGATGTGCAGCGACAGGTGAATGCCCACTGCAGGAAGAGATGGAACAGGTGGCGGGCTAACTTCATACAAACCTACTTGAGAAACCCTTGGGTGTTCATTTCCCTCGTCGCCACCGTTATTCTACTAGTTGCCACACTTTTGCAGACCTTCTATACGGTTGCACCCTTTTACAAGCTCATATCCTAG